Proteins found in one Salvia splendens isolate huo1 chromosome 10, SspV2, whole genome shotgun sequence genomic segment:
- the LOC121753095 gene encoding putative wall-associated receptor kinase-like 16 has protein sequence MHSSIFGMIIFTFTLWSSQKLVLSSSHNDFPIAKPNCNDSCGGISIPFPFGTTPQCYISPEFRLTCNHTSSDPPKLFTGETNFEITDISLDGQITLLNSIAYECFNSNGIRSSNFSEEMRLGSYLTVNHTANKFTMVGCSAIAVVSGATIANQVVATAGVTQCSSEVDVTEGTCNGVGCFQVEIPQNVSDYIVTIQRLPNYTNTWNFSNCTYAFVVDDSAFKFSKDNLTNLSRVKSLPVVADWVVRNETCHKTISNTATYACVSVNSTCYNPTSGYGYRCRCKDGFLGNPYLFQGCIDIDECSNQTLHDCNKKASCTNTIGNYTCTCPENYEGDGRGEDGCKEKPPKDMKITYVLIGVIIGVICLLLGIILLYLDLKRRSHNKMKRKFFLQNGGHLLQEKLATREASPDMVTIFTSSELEKATNSFHNSMIIGRGGFGTVYKGVLADARTVAIKRSIRVDPTQIEQFINEVVVLSQINHRNVVRLLGCCLEKDVPLLVYEFISNGTLSSHLHNEAKAHALDWNTRLKIAAETAGVLSYLHSSASTPIIHRDVKSDNILLDHTLTVKVSDFGASKLVPIDLDQLTTVVLGTLGYLDPEYMLTNQLTEKSDVYSFGVVLLELVTGRKALSFNRPVEEKSLSNYFLYVLKQDLLVKIIDEKIVGLGNMEQISTVCKLAKECLNVKGEDRPSMKEVAMELEGLILREKHSWATNVDDVEEMKSLIPNDHDGTSGVGYDSISMDHIVLPINDGGR, from the exons ATGCATTCATCAATTTTTGGTATGATAATCTTCACATTCACATTGTGGTCTTCACAAAAACTAGTCCTTTCCTCCTCTCATAATGATTTCCCTATAGCTAAGCCCAACTGCAACGATAGTTGCGGTGGCATAAGCATCCCCTTCCCTTTCGGCACCACGCCACAATGCTACATCTCACCAGAATTCCGGCTCACTTGCAACCACACATCTTCCGATCCCCCGAAACTATTCACGGGGGAAACGAATTTCGAAATCACAGATATATCCCTGGACGGGCAGATCACGCTCCTCAACTCCATAGCATATGAATGTTTCAATAGCAATGGCATACGATCTTCCAATTTTAGTGAGGAGATGCGGCTTGGCAGCTACTTGACGGTGAATCATACTGCGAATAAGTTCACTATGGTTGGTTGTTCTGCCATCGCAGTTGTTTCGGGGGCTACTATTGCCAACCAGGTCGTCGCGACGGCTGGCGTTACCCAATGCAGTTCGGAGGTTGATGTAACTGAAGGGACGTGTAACGGCGTGGGGTGTTTCCAGGTTGAAATCCCCCAAAATGTGTCCGACTATATAGTTACAATCCAGAGGTTGCCCAATTATACTAATACTTGGAACTTCAGCAACTGCACTTATGCGTTTGTTGTTGACGACTCTGCCTTCAAGTTTTCAAAGGATAATCTCACTAACTTGTCACGCGTTAAAAGCCTTCCTGTGGTGGCTGATTGGGTCGTCCGGAACGAGACATGCCACAAGACCATCAGCAACACTGCCACCTATGCTTGCGTCAGTGTAAACTCCACCTGCTACAACCCCACTAGCGGTTATGGCTACCGCTGTCGTTGCAAGGACGGATTTCTAGGAAACCCTTATCTTTTTCAAGGATGTATAG ATATTGATGAATGCTCAAATCAAACTTTACATGATTGCAACAAGAAAGCATCTTGTACCAATACAATCGGCAATTATACATGTACTTGTCCCGAGAATTACGAAGGTGATGGAAGGGGTGAAGATGGTTGCAAAGAGAAGCCGCCAAAAGATATGAAGATTACTTACGTCTTGATTG GAGTTATCATTGGGGTCATTTGTCTACTACTTGGCATCATCCTCCTCTACTTGGACCTCAAGAGAAGATCACATAATAAAATGAAACGGAAATTCTTTCTCCAAAACGGCGGCCATTTGTTGCAAGAGAAGCTTGCTACCAGAGAAGCCTCACCGGATATGGTCACCATTTTCACCTCATCCGAGCTAGAAAAGGCCACCAACAGTTTCCACAACAGCATGATCATTGGTCGTGGCGGCTTTGGCACCGTGTACAAAGGCGTTCTAGCGGATGCAAGAACAGTTGCCATTAAGAGGTCTATAAGAGTCGATCCAACACAAATCGAGCAATTCATTAACGAGGTTGTTGTTCTCTCTCAGATCAATCACAGGAACGTTGTCAGGCTTCTTGGTTGCTGCCTAGAAAAAGATGTCCCGCTTTTAGTGTACGAGTTCATTAGCAACGGCACCCTTTCTTCCCACCTACACAATGAGGCTAAAGCGCATGCTCTTGATTGGAACACGCGTCTAAAGATCGCTGCAGAAACTGCAGGGGTGCTCTCGTATCTGCACTCTTCGGCTTCTACTCCGATCATACATAGGGATGTCAAGTCGGACAACATCCTCTTAGACCATACTTTGACGGTAAAGGTGTCAGATTTTGGAGCATCAAAGCTTGTTCCTATTGATCTCGACCAGCTAACCACGGTGGTGCTAGGAACTTTGGGATACCTTGATCCTGAGTACATGTTGACGAACCAGCTGACAGAAAAGAGCGATGTTTACAGCTTTGGAGTTGTTCTGCTAGAGCTAGTCACGGGGCGTAAAGCATTGAGTTTTAATAGGCCGGTAGAGGAGAAGAGTTTATCCAACTATTTCCTTTATGTATTGAAGCAAGATTTGCTAGTAAAAATTATTGATGAAAAAATTGTGGGTTTGGGAAATATGGAGCAAATATCAACGGTTTGTAAGTTAGCGAAAGAGTGCTTGAATGTGAAGGGAGAAGATAGGCCTAGTATGAAGGAGGTTGCAATGGAGCTCGAAGGACTGATACTGCGAGAGAAGCACTCGTGGGCCACAAATGTAGACGATGTAGAAGAGATGAAGTCTCTGATTCCGAATGATCATGATGGAACGAGTGGTGTGGGATATGATAGCATCAGCATGGATCATATTGTTTTGCCAATCAATGATGGAGGAAGATGA
- the LOC121751208 gene encoding dirigent protein-like, whose translation MATTSMLKAIFLCLLISAAASAPRGRKPHSRPPCQQLVFYFHDILYNGNNYENATSAIIGSPQWANRTTVATPYNFGDLVAFDDPITLDNNLHSPPVGRAQGMYLYDQKSIYGAWLSFSFLFNSTDYVGTLNFAGADPLMNKTRDISVIGGTGDFFMARGVATLSTDSFEGDVYFRLRVEINLYECW comes from the coding sequence ATGGCCACTACATCAATGTTGAAGGCCATTTTCTTGTGCCTCCtcatctccgccgccgcctcggcCCCTCGCGGCCGGAAACCCCACTCCCGGCCGCCATGTCAGCAACTCGTCTTTTATTTCCACGACATCCTTTACAACGGGAACAATTACGAAAATGCCACCTCCGCGATCATTGGGTCCCCACAGTGGGCCAACAGGACCACAGTGGCGACGCCCTACAACTTCGGGGACCTAGTGGCGTTCGACGACCCCATAACTCTGGACAACAACTTGCACTCGCCGCCAGTGGGCCGGGCGCAAGGCATGTATTTGTACGACCAAAAGAGCATATACGGCGCGTGGCTCAGCTTCTCGTTTCTCTTCAACTCCACCGACTACGTAGGCACGTTGAACTTCGCCGGGGCTGATCCGTTGATGAACAAGACGAGGGACATTTCCGTCATTGGAGGGACCGGCGATTTCTTCATGGCTCGAGGCGTCGCTACTTTGTCGACGGATTCGTTTGAGGGAGATGTTTACTTTAGGCTTCGTGTTGAAATCAATTTGTATGAATGCTGGTAG